In Pyrus communis chromosome 1, drPyrComm1.1, whole genome shotgun sequence, the following are encoded in one genomic region:
- the LOC137725582 gene encoding uncharacterized protein translates to MAYLIDYMATSRNWIDHEEDVLLTILEEMVANGVRCETGNFKAGTFVTVASKMREQIPGINIEQKHIQNKLKRLKEKYSSAYDMMNTSGFGWDDEKKCVVVDSDEILQEWVKKHPNASCKPNKPFPLYPRLCTVFGRDRATGSIAESAADAIENMGLESEDCETSEIPPLSPTPSPSVATSSASQLVRKRKRSRNDGDANIVSVISEGWNKAVTEMKKLGESFTFREAKARLPSELQAMGLLYDQVLRISMKLVKDTNLMGIWTTLDDSQKPDFIKVFMESL, encoded by the exons ATGGCTTATTTGATAGATTATATGGCCACCTCACGTAATTGGATTGATCATGAGGAGGATGTACTACTTACCATCCTCGAGGAGATGGTTGCTAATGGTGTTAGGTGTGAGACCGGCAATTTTAAGGCTGGTACTTTTGTAACGGTTGCCTCCAAGATGAGGGAACAGATTCCTGGCATTAATATAGAGCAGAAGCATatacaaaacaaattgaagcGTCTGAAAGAAAAGTATTCGTCTGCATATGACATGATGAATACATCTGGATTTGGTTGGGATGATGAGAAAAAATGTGTTGTTGTGGATAGTGACGAAATACTACAGGAGTGGGtgaag AAACATCCCAATGCATCTTGCAAACCAAATAAGCCATTCCCGTTGTATCCACGGCTATGTACAGTGTTTGGGAGAGACCGAGCCACGGGTAGCATTGCTGAATCAGCGGCAGATGCAATTGAAAATATGGGTTTGGAAAGTGAGGATTGTGAGACTTCTGAGATACCTCCGCTTTCACCTACCCCATCTCCTTCTGTTGCTACATCTAGTGCTTCTCAACTTgttaggaagaggaagaggagcagGAATGATGGTGATGCAAATATTGTATCTGTTATCAGTGAAGGTTGGAATAAAGCTGTTACTGAAATGAAGAAATTAggtgaaagttttacttttagaGAAGCAAAAGCTAGACTACCTTCTGAGCTTCAGGCCATGGGTCTCCTATACGATCAGGTGTTAAGAATTTCAATGAAGTTAGTAAAAGACACCAATCTGATGGGTATTTGGACCACCTTGGATGACTCACAGAAGCCAGATTTCATTAAAGTGTTTATGGAGAGCCTTTGA
- the LOC137734172 gene encoding ribonucleoside-diphosphate reductase large subunit-like, translating into MYVVKRDGRQETVHFDKITARLKKLSYGLSTDHCDPVLVAQKVCAGVYKGVTTSQLDELAAETAAAMTANHPDYACLAARIVVSNLHKNTMKSFSETIKMMYNHVSERSGLKAPLIADDVYEIIMKNAACLDSEIIYDRDFDYDYFGFKTLERSYLLKVQGKVVERPQHMLMRVSVGIHKDDIDSVIKTYHLMSQRWFTHASPTLFNSGTPRPQLSSCFLVCMKDDSIEGIYDTLKECAVISKSAGGIGVSVHNIRATGSYIRGTNGTSNGIVPMLRVFNDTARYVDQGGGKRKGAFAVYLEPWHADIFEFLDLRKNHGKEEHRARDLFFALWVPDLFMERVQNDGSWSLFCPNESPGLSDCWGEKFEQLYTRYEREGKAKKVVQAQQLWFEILKSQIETGTPYMLFKDTCNSKSNQQNLGTIKSSNLCTEIIEYSSPTETAVCNLASIALPRYVREKGVPVESHPSKLVGSRGSKNRYFDFDKLAEVTAIVTANLNKIIDVNYYPVDSAKTSNLRHRPIGIGVQGLADTFILLGMAFDSPEAQQLNKDIFETIYYHALKASSKLAAKEGPYETYSGSPVSKGIVQPDMWGVTPSDRWDWGALRQVISMNGVRNSLLVAPMPTASTSQILGNNECFEPYTSNIYSRRVLSGEFVVVNKHLLHDLTEMGLWSPAIKNNIIYEDGSVQKIPEIPDDLKVIYRTVWEIKQRTLVDMAVDRGCYIDQSQSLNIHMDQPNFGKLTSLHFYAWTKGLKTGMYYLRSRAAADAIKFTVDTTILKEMPEVAEDDVGTQKAQMVCSLTNREDCMSCGS; encoded by the exons atgtacGTGGTTAAGAGAGATGGACGGCAGGAGACCGTGCATTTCGACAAGATTACGGCACGCTTGAAGAAGCTCAGCTATGGCCTTAGCACTGACCACTGCGACCCCGTGCTAGTGGCCCAGAAGGTATGCGCTGGGGTCTACAAGGGCGTCACCACCAGCCAGCTTGATGAATTGGCCGCCGAGACTGCGGCTGCTATGACCGCCAACCACCCTGACTACGCCTGC TTGGCCGCCAGAATTGTTGTCTCAAATCTACACAAGAACACTATGAAATCGTTTTCAGAGAC GATCAAAATGATGTACAACCATGTGAGTGAGAGATCTGGGCTGAAAGCCCCTCTGATAGCTGACGATGTTTATGAAATCATCATGAAG AATGCGGCTTGTCTGGATAGTGAGATCATTTATGATCGGGACTTTGACTATGATTACTTTGGCTTCAAGACTCTTGAGAGGTCTTACCTCTTAAAGGTTCAAGGCAAGGTTGTGGAAAGACCTCAACACATGCTAATGAGGGTTTCTGTTGGGATTCACAAGGACGATATTGATTCTGTTATCAAGACATATCACCTGATGTCTCAGCGGTGGTTCACTCATGCTTCTCCCACCCTCTTCAATTCTGGAACTCCAAGGCCTCAG TTGAGCAGCTGCTTCCTTGTTTGCATGAAAGATGATAGCATTGAAGGCATTTATGATACCTTGAAAGAATGTGCTGTTATCAGCAAATCAGCTGGAGGAATTGGTGTCTCAGTTCATAATATCCGTGCCACAGGCAGTTATATTCGTGGAACAAATGGAACCTCCAATGGCATTGTTCCAATGTTGAGAGTTTTTAATGATACTGCCCGTTATGTTGATCAAGGAGGAGGCAAGAGGAAAG GTGCTTTTGCTGTGTACTTGGAGCCTTGGCATGCTGATATATTTGAATTTCTTGATTTAAGAAAAAATCATGGAAAG gAAGAACACCGAGCCCGTGATCTTTTTTTTGCACTTTGGGTGCCTGATCTCTTCATGGAAAGAGTTCAAAATGATGGCAGTTGGTCATTGTTTTGTCCTAATGAGTCTCCAGGTTTGTCAGATTGCTGGGGTGAAAAATTTGAACAGCTGTACACCCGATATGAAAGAGAG GGGAAAGCCAAAAAGGTTGTACAGGCACAGcaactttggtttgaaattcTTAAATCACAGATAGAAACTGGAACACCCTATATGCTTTTTAAG gataCTTGCAATAGTAAGAGTAACCAGCAAAATCTGGGAACCATAAAATCCTCTAACTTGTGTACTGAGATAATTGAGTATTCAAGTCCAACAGAAACTGCTGTATGCAATCTGGCATCAATTGCACTACCGCGATATGTGAGGGAGAAG GGCGTCCCTGTGGAGTCACATCCATCTAAGCTTGTTGGTAGCAGAGGTTCCAAAAATAGATATTTTGACTTTGACAAACTAGCAGAG GTAACTGCAATTGTCACTGCAAACCTCAACAAGATAATTGATGTCAATTACTATCCTGTTGATAGTGCAAAGACATCAAATTTGCGACATAGACCAATTGGAATTGGGGTTCAAGGTCTTGCTGATACCTTCATTTTGCTTGGCATGGCCTTTGATTCACCTGAG GCTCAACAACTGAACAAGGACATATTTGAGACCATATATTACCATGCTCTCAAGGCGTCTTCCAAGTTAGCAGCAAAGGAAGGCCCTTATGAAACATATAGTGGCAGTCCTGTGAGCAAG GGAATTGTTCAGCCAGACATGTGGGGTGTGACACCTTCAGATCGGTGGGATTGGGGTGCACTTCGGCAGGTGATATCAATGAATGGAGTCAGAAATTCTCTTCTTGTAGCCCCAATGCCTACTGCTTCAACTAGCCAAATTTTGGGGAACAATGAGTGTTTTGAGCCTTATACTTCGAATATCTACAGTCGCAGGGTTTTGAG CGGCGAGTTTGTTGTGGTGAATAAACATCTTCTTCATGACTTAACTGAGATGGGTCTTTGGTCTCCTGCAATTAAGAATAATATCATCTATGAGGATGGCTCGGTTCAGAAAATTCCCGAAATCCCTGATGATCTGAAAGTCATTTACAG AACTGTTTGGGAGATCAAGCAAAGGACTTTGGTTGACATGGCTGTTGATAGGGGATGTTACATAGACCAGAGTCAAAGTCTTAATATACATATGGACCAACCCAACTTTGGGAAGCTTACTTCATTGCACTTCTATGCTTGGACAAAG GGTCTGAAAACAGGGATGTATTATCTAAGGTCTCGTGCAGCAGCTGACGCCATCAAGTTTACTGTTGATACTACAATTCTCAAA GAAATGCCAGAGGTAGCAGAAGATGATGTTGGTACACAGAAGGCACAGATGGTATGCTCTCTGACAAACCGGGAGGACTGCATGTCATGTGGAAGTTAG
- the LOC137725591 gene encoding uncharacterized protein has protein sequence MQVRFFKSGETISRYVRRVLRALLSLQDVLFAKPTPIPEDCTESRWKCFKGCLGALDGTYIGVTVPDADRPRYRTRKGHIATIVLGVCTHDLKFVYVLSGWEGSATDSRVLGDAVTRADGLKVPTVDPEENARLAFDELPIGEDLPEVLAYIEIVESSQIWTQWRDDLAREIYDEWRGRRA, from the exons ATGCAAGTTAGATTTTTTAAGTCTGGTGAAACTATTAGTCGATATGTCCGTAGAGTATTGCGTGCATTACTCAGTTTGCAAGATGTGTTGTTTGCAAAACCAACCCCTATCCCAGAGGATTGCACGGAATCGAGATGGAAATGCTTTAAG GGTTGCTTAGGAGCGCTAGATGGAACATACATAGGGGTCACTGTGCCTGATGCCGATAGACCAAGATATAGAACAAGGAAGGGTCATATAGCAACTATTGTGTTAGGCGTATGCACACACGACCTCAAATTCGTATATGTGTTATCCGGTTGGGAGGGATCAGCTACTGATTCGAGAGTTCTTGGTGACGCTGTTACTAGAGCTGATGGCCTCAAGGTCCCAACTG TTGATcctgaagaaaatgcaaggCTTGCATTTGATGAATTACCTATAGGGGAAGATTTACCAGAAGTATTAGCCTACATTGAAATCGTTGAGTCAAGCCAAATATGGACTCAATGGAGGGATGATCTTGCAAGAGAAATATATGATGAGTGGAGAGGAAGAAGGGCTTGA